One genomic segment of Bradyrhizobium prioriisuperbiae includes these proteins:
- a CDS encoding metallopeptidase family protein, whose protein sequence is MTDTPSDVLSSAPWTSAKAPSLAEFEIMARDVFERLPADFRALCEGLIIQIDDFPTDEVLDTMKAESEFDLLGLFQGVGLPFRSVDEVAPLPNMIWLYRRPILDYWADHDETLGHIVGHVLIHEIGHHFGLSDADMEAIEAEIQ, encoded by the coding sequence ATGACCGATACCCCATCCGACGTCTTATCCAGTGCCCCTTGGACCTCCGCCAAGGCGCCGTCGCTGGCCGAGTTCGAAATCATGGCGCGTGATGTGTTTGAGCGCTTGCCGGCCGATTTTCGCGCGCTGTGCGAGGGCCTGATCATCCAGATCGACGATTTCCCGACCGACGAGGTGCTGGACACCATGAAGGCCGAGAGCGAGTTCGACCTGCTCGGGCTGTTCCAGGGGGTCGGACTGCCGTTCCGCAGCGTCGACGAGGTGGCGCCGCTGCCCAACATGATCTGGCTGTACCGCCGCCCGATCCTGGATTACTGGGCGGATCACGACGAAACCCTCGGCCATATCGTCGGCCATGTGCTGATTCACGAAATCGGCCACCATTTCGGCCTGTCGGACGCCGACATGGAGGCGATCGAGGCCGAAATCCAGTGA